In Xyrauchen texanus isolate HMW12.3.18 chromosome 14, RBS_HiC_50CHRs, whole genome shotgun sequence, the following are encoded in one genomic region:
- the lmo7a gene encoding LOW QUALITY PROTEIN: LIM domain only protein 7 (The sequence of the model RefSeq protein was modified relative to this genomic sequence to represent the inferred CDS: inserted 1 base in 1 codon): MEWRQRSALGYETAYSEAQRWIEAVTKKKFGSSTFRSSLENGVLLCDLINKIKPGFVKKLNRLSTPIAGLDNINLFLKACVKLGLKEAQLFHPGDLQDLSTRGTVKHQERTRRLNNVLITIYWLGRKAHADPFYNGPYLKLKSFEGLLGTALYKTLENCTSLQGSVRNSSCRDSWYLEKEELFPLQARHRREDSLDSLDSLDSITQSTSSDATLKGSSEGCGSDPEAELSFMMSENKEYRRSLVLTPKATATFNQFLPSKDKQTGYVPAPLRKKRADRNDDNRRSWGSPLYTDEDGTFTSHKMTSSDLSSNTEMKSQTSIPAAHLSLAYEYESSDSDADRPDPDVVLDDLASRRFHSSSPFPPTNFALPMNPMEAAALPRSTWSQVAVTNMPLQTMTHHSSSQSQPIQRIYKRPVSTGVCIDDDSDEEDDEFGNADPVQDDLYARKVGLIPQPSATVPYDTFLPKFWTPEEDAHVKKIKLGSQHRPWYRKIQGFSHKKSGSSSEDSDGDVSPWLSVPSFSRTQSEPPHTHAPEGPTHSSLTFTASSKTQPPMVAQWSAGLHSNFTKLWPPNFWPRADPTSGPKLIKCEKRPLLGREHPNDPYNVSADILPDLENDDMFTRRTNTFHSSDDLAKLKYGKFMSPRRRSDADVNVVMQPHHDAEPVYPDLEKDDVVFRRVLQQTIQRPLSGAPDNYHPVPIPEPWTLPPKLQAKLLCAPYETRQRDPKPMNIQEAEEHLKADDMLLRKLRALNTQGTANLSGARHSLAVTQGGPSVPFPCNEEDMQKWQAIREASRLRYRKRLLVERLQLNSSGSDGSKSVSDITEDQINLKLSDLSKEVRFEELQKFQNKLKESEDKWQDDLTKWKNKRRSVNYDIVKKREEREQIEQITSSSGPRKSKTFKEMQDKRENREQGSYNNSFNTSGDDVFEKPVPKIRTLLPRSHTIDVTYAPMDKPSVPSVPSLKEEEPVAGTLASDQTDFSAKRDRSSPEIPPYMANNIQKISXTAPSLLDDPVPAVSNRNTSLIKPTSVSKPNNTSSTILNGSQQLDLINSTKPVENSSGPISSLYKPNSMETKQPWLDQVSASVPRSYQRSDSARLTSVVTPRPFGTQSNRITSLPRPFTRMNGETNSLKKTTVPYRYAQYVTKDEELSQGSHVHSSNEEEEEEEKVRSALQTSSPVPPVNRVFPLPKAPSPISPPNEVSYSDMRISLNQKPNSSRDFGLQTDWDSTGVRVKSVVPGSPAELAQVEVGDEILKVNGHMVADLSYNEWKNRMEEALQQGSLLLDIRRHGRNNWGRDQPSLPYKSHKTINLTSMDPLGSPETYRSTNPDKDTVMKTVNVSSLERPGNNYGSNGINGGFRDESGTINNKESESISLKNLKRRSEFFEQGGSDAAISDVPMTSNSTRWSWDPEEERRRQEKWQKEQEQLLQEKYKKDQEKLDEEWKKAQQDIAKDSSRNHEDQELRSLELDRYSNYTQPIPPWKLEASRLSQQEEERKKRQEEMQRLDEGRRKREEQEQLEKKRKMKEEEERLHQEKERKRREDEEKRRLEEQRRIREEKEHSKVDGYGYTNVYPDLSYSHRAMSKSTPELDEVAKPDIKGVYGRHRGLAGWLLEEEIKRKQNPQIQRQLAASELELERRSILNAMKYRDPERAASGGLGVYDKKELLSQAEVDRQQILQEMKKKTPLNTDNSWINQQSTSSNSAGEPASLPIRRGESLDNLDMPRSSWRSSWSTTDSTSSIPDYSRPHSALSGSSSYHSGRPGSATMQASQSMSSLRRSCSPTSTTSPEPQPQAPSRNRSVSGRKICSFCNTPLGKGAAMIIESLGLCYHLSCFKCIDCKSDLGGSEAGAEVRIRNQQMYCSTCYMRLKTGQPTAM, from the exons GCACCAGGAGAGAACCAGGAGACTAAATAAT GTTTTGATCACCATATATTGGTTGGGCAGAAAGGCACACGCTGATCCGTTTTATAATGGACCTTACCTAAAACTAAAATCTTTTGAAGGATTGCTTGGCACAGCACTATATAAG ACACTAGAGAACTGCACATCACTGCAGGGAAGTGTGCGAAACAGCTCTTGTCGAGATAGCTGGTACTTGGAGAAAGAAGAGCTCTTCCCATTACAGGCCAGACACAGGAGAGAAGACTCCCTAGACAGTCTCGACTCACTAGACTCCATAACTCAAAGCACATCCTCAGACGCTACGCTCAAAGGCAGCAGCGAGG GTTGTGGAAGTGACCCTGAAGCAGAGCTGAGCTTCATGATGTCGGAGAATAAAGAATACCGCCGCTCGTTGGTCTTAACTCCCAAGGCTACCGCTACGTTCAACCAGTTCCTGCCCTCCAAAGATAAGCAGACAGGCTATGTCCCAGCACCTTTGCGCAAGAAACGTGCAGACCGAAATGACGACAACAGACGAAGCTGGGGAAGTCCTCTGTACACAGATGAGGATGGCACTTTTACTAG TCATAAGATGACAAGTTCAGACCTCTCCTCTAATACCGAGATGAAATCCCAGACTTCTATACCAGCTGCCCACCTGTCTCTGGCTTATGAGTACGAGAGCAGCGATTCAGATGCAGATCGTCCAGACCCCGATGTGGTTCTAGATGACCTTGCTAGCCGTAGATTTCACAGCTCCTCTCCTTTCCCACCAACCAACTTTGCCTTACCCATGAACCCGATGGAGGCAGCTGCTCTCCCACGGAGCACCTGGTCACAGGTGGCTGTCACGAACATGCCCTTGCAGACAATGACCCACCACAG CAGCAGTCAGTCACAGCCTATTCAGAGGATTTATAAGAGGCCTGTGTCCACTGGTGTCTGCATTGACGATGACTCAGACGAAGAGGATGATGAGTTTGGCAATGCTGACCCTGTTCAAGATGACCTTTATGCCCGTAAAGTAGGCCTGATACCTCAACCCTCTGCCACGGTGCCTTATGATACATTTCTGCCCAAATTCTGGACACCTGAGGAGGATGCACATGTAAAGAAGATCAAACTGGGATCCCAGCACCGCCCTTGGTATAGGAAGATCCAGGGTTTCAG CCACAAGAAGTCAGGTTCATCCTCAGAAGACTCAGACGGTGACGTCAGCCCCTGGCTCTCTGTACCCTCTTTCTCTCGCACTCAGTCTGAACCCCCTCACACTCATGCACCTGAAGGCCCCACCCACTCCAGCCTCACTTTCACTGCCAG TTCTAAAACACAACCCCCCATGGTTGCTCAGTGGAGTGCTGGGTTGCACTCTAACTTCACTAAGTTATGGCCCCCTAATTTTTGGCCCAGGGCGGATCCCACCTCTGGCCCCAAACTCATTAAATGTGAAAAGCGTCCACTCCTTGGGCGTGAACACCCTAACGACCCATACAACGTTTCTGCAGATATCCTGCCTGACTTGGAAAATGATGATATGTTTACAAGGCGTACAAACACCTTCCACTCCAGCGATGACCTGGCCAAGTTGAAGTACGGTAAATTCATGTCCCCTCGTCGCAGATCAGATGCTGATGTTAATGTGGTAATGCAGCCCCATCATGATGCTGAACCTGTTTACCCTGACTTAGAAAAAGATGATGTGGTTTTTCGAAGGGTTCTGCAGCAAACCATTCAACGCCCTCTTTCTGGGGCCCCTGATAACTATCACCCTGTGCCCATTCCAGAGCCATGGACTTTGCCACCAAAACTGCAGGCCAAGCTTCTGTGTGCCCCGTATGAAACTAGGCAGAGGGACCCCAAGCCAATGAATATACAGGAAGCAGAAGAGCACCTGAAAGCAGATGACATGCTTCTTAGAAAGCTAAGAGCATTAAATACGCAAGGAACAGCAAACCTTTCTGGTGCAAGACACAGTTTAGCTGTTACTCAAGGAGGTCCCAGTGTTCCATTTCCTTGTAATGAGGAAGACATGCAGAAATGGCAAGCCATCAGAGAGGCCAGCCGTCTGAGATACAGGAAGAGGCTGTTGGTGGAGAG ACTGCAACTGAACAGTTCTGGTAGTGATGG GAGCAAATCAGTGAGTGATATTACAGAGGATCAGATTAACTTGAAATTGAGCGACTTGAGCAAGGAAGTCCGCTTTGAAGAGTTGCAGAAGTTTCAGAATAAGTTGAAGGAGAGTGAGGACAAGTGGCAGGAT GATCTTACAAAGTGGAAGAACAAGCGCAGGAGTGTGAATTATGATATTGTAaagaagagagaggagagagagcagATTGAGCAGATCACTTCAAGCAGTGGCCCCAGGAAATCAAAAACCTTCAAGGAGATGCAGGATAAGAG AGAGAACCGAGAGCAAGGCAGCTACAATAACAGCTTTAACACAAGCGGTGATGATGTCTTTGAAAAACCTGTACCGAAAATCAGAACTCTGCTACCACGTAGCCACACCATTGACGTCACTTACGCCCCTATGGACAAACCTTCAGTACCCTCTGTGCCATCTCTGAAGGAAGAGGAGCCTGTCGCTGGCACCCTGGCATCAGACCAAACCGATTTTTCTGCAAAACGTGATCGCTCCAGCCCAGAGATACCTCCTTATATGGCAAACAACATTCAGAAGATAT AAACAGCCCCAAGCCTTCTAGATGATCCGGTTCCAGCTGTCTCCAACAGAAACACCAGCCTGATCAAGCCCACCAGTGTCAGTAAACCAAACAACACCAGCAGCACCATTCTGAACGGATCTCAACAGTTGGATTTGATTAACAGCACTAAGCCAGTTGAGAACTCCAGTGGCCCCATTAGTTCTTTGTATAAGCCCAATTCAATGGAGACAAAGCagccttggctggatcaagtttCTGCCTCTGTCCCCAGGAGCTACCAGAGATCAGATAGCGCAAGGCTCACCTCTGTAGTCACGCCCAGACCATTCGGCACACAGTCCAACCGAATCACCTCCCTTCCCAGACCATTCACG CGCATGAATGGAGAGACTAACAGCCTTAAGAAAACTACGGTTCCCTACCGCTATGCTCAGTATGTGACGAAGGATGAAGAGCTCTCTCAGGGCAGCCATGTACACAGCAGTaatgaagaagaagaggaggaggagaaagtgCGATCAGCATTACAAACCTCTTCTCCTGTCCCTCCAGTCAATAGGGTGTTCCCCCTGCCCAAAGCTCCATCCCCAATCAGCCCTCCGAATGAG GTGAGCTACAGTGACATGAGAATCAGCCTGAACCAGAAACCAAACAGCAGCCGAGACTTCGGCTTACAGACTGACTGGGACTCTACAGGAGTCCGTGTCAAATCTGTAGTGCCAG GCAGCCCAGCGGAGCTTGCTCAGGTGGAGGTTGGTGATGAGATCCTTAAAGTGAACGGGCACATGGTGGCAGACTTGAGCTATAATGAGTGGAAGAACAGGATGGAGGAGGCTTTGCAGCAGGGTAGTCTGCTCTTGGACATCCGCAGACATGGCAGGAATA ACTGGGGCAGAGACCAACCTTCCCTTCCATATAAAAGCCATAAGACCATCAATCTGACAAGTATGGATCCTCTAGGTTCCCCTGAGACATACCGCAGCACCAATCCGGATAAGGACACAGTTATGAAAACCGTGAACGTCAGCTCTCTAGAACGTCCTGGAAAT aattaTGGCTCGAATGGGATAAATGGTGGTTTCCGCGATGAATCCGGGACCATAAATAATAAAG AATCTGAATCCATTTCTTTGAAAAACTTAAAAAGGAGATCAGAGTTTTTTGAACAAG GTGGCTCTGATGCAGCAATATCAGAT GTGCCCATGACCTCCAACTCTACCCGCTGGTCCTGGGACCCAGAAGAAGAGCGCAGGCGACAAGAGAAATGGCAGAAAGAGCAGGAGCAGTTGCTACAG GAGAAGTACAAGAAGGACCAAGAAAAACTTGACGAGGAgtggaaaaaggcccagcaggacATAGCAAAGGATAGCTCGAGAAACCATGAGGAT CAGGAGTTGAGGTCTCTGGAGCTGGACAGATACAGCAACTACACACAGCCTATTCCTCCTTGGAAGCTTGAGGCCTCCAGATTGTCCCAGCAagaggaagagaggaagaaaagacAGGAGGAAATGCAGCGTTTAGATGAAGGGAGGAGAAAAAGGGAGGAACAAGAGCAActtgagaaaaagagaaagatgaAAGAGGAGGAAGAGCGCCTCCATCAGGAAAAGGAGAGGAAAAGGAGAGAGGACGAGGAGAAGAGGCGACTGGAAGAGCAAAGGAGAATTcgggaggaaaaaga GCACAGTAAGGTGGACGGCTATGGCTATACCAATGTTTACCCTGACTTATCCTACTCACACAG GGCCATGTCCAAATCAACTCCAGAGCTTGATGAGGTTGCAAAACCTGATATTAAAG GTGTGTATGGCAGGCACAGGGGTTTGGCTGGATGGCTGTTGGAGGAGGAAATTAAACGAAAGCAAAACCCTCAGATCCAGAGACAGCTGGCTGCAAGTGAGCTagagctcgagaggaggagcatCCTCAATGCCATGAAATACAGAGACCCAGAGAGAG CAGCAAGCGGTGGTCTTGGTGTATACGATAAGAAAGAGCTGCTGTCTCAGGCTGAGGTGGATAGGCAGCAGATCCTTCAGGAGATGAAGAAGAAAACTCCCTTGAACACCGACAACAGCTGGATTAACCAGCAAAGTACTTCCAGCAACTCTGCCGGAGAACCTGCCAGCCTGCCTATCAGGAG GGGTGAGTCTCTTGACAACCTTGATATGCCTCGTTCCTCCTGGAGGTCATCATGGAGCACAACTGACAGCACCTCATCCATACCAGACTACAGCCGGCCTCACTCTGCCCTCTCTGGCTCCTCGTCCTATCATAGTGGACGTCCAGGGTCTGCCACTATGCAGGCATCTCAGTCCATGAGCTCCCTGAGACGGTCCTGTTCCCCAACCTCAACTACTTCACCAGAGCCACAGCCTCAAGCTCCATCACGAAATAG gtCAGTGAGTGGCAGGAAAATCTGTTCGTTCTGTAATACACCACTGGGCAAAGGAGCGGCAATGATCATTGAGTCCCTGGGACTCTGTTATCATTTGAGTTGTTTCAAG TGTATTGACTGCAAGTCAGATTTGGGAGGCTCAGAAGCTGGAGCAGAAGTCAGAATACGAAACCAACAGATGTACTGTAGCACCTGCTATATGCGACTCAAAA CTGGGCAGCCCACCGCCATGTGA